CGGCTGCCTCGGCTGCGATTTCGCCGCCGAGGCGATGGCTGGCTCCAGCAGCGAGGGGGAAGGGTACTCCGCCGCGAGCTTCGTAAAGGATGGCGGCGTGGGGAAGATCACgcgaaggaggagagggagaaagTTCAGGGGCGTGCGTCGGCGGCCGTGGGGCACATGGGCGGCGGAGCTCCGCGACTCACACCGCGCCGTGCACAAATGGCTCGGCACCTTTGACACCGCCGTCGAGGCTGCGCGCGCCTACGACGCCGCGGCTCTCGAGTTCCACGGCCACCACGCCAGGCTCAACTTCCCGACCACGGACGCGCCATCGTGGGCATCGACATCGACATCTGGCTCATCCACTACGCTGCCGCATCAGCAGCACTTGCCTGAGAGTATTCACGAGAACTGCAGGTCAAAAGCGTCATCGTCAGCGTACATGCCGTAGCTACCGGAGCCTGGAAGGCCGGtggcgagggaggaggagatctGGGATGGGTTACAGAGATTATGATGATGGATGGTACCTACTTCTTGGTTACGAACCTCCATGAATAATGCATTCAGTGTTGCTAAATGTCAGGATACTGGAGAGATCTTGCAAATTAttattttcagattttttttctttcttacATTTATCACTTGACTGAGACTTAGTTAAGTTTTAGTCGACTGAGACATAGCCATACACTAATGCATTATAATTGATCAATTCCAACACTGAATCGTATATAGATACCTTGAATCATGATACTTAAGAGCATCTACGGCCCGATACACCAAATCCAGCCCTCAAACGCCCGCGGACAGGCACTCCGCGGTTTGTGACCGGTCACATCTCAAACTATCATTTCCACAACCGGACACATAAATTACAAATCCCCAAATCCATACAATTACATACAACATGAAACCTAATATTGAGCGGAGCTCATCCGGCTCCGCCCTGTCCATGTCAGGCGGCCGACTGCGCCCCTTGGAGTGTTGGTGCGGTTGCCGGCAAAACAGAGGAGGACATGGGACACGCACCGGCTCGCGACACTCGAGGCGCCGCCGTAtcccatgccctactcttccTCATCGGAGCCCATAGCCTGCACGTCGCTGGTTGATGTGAGGTTGACGATGTATCCATCGTAGTTGGAGCCCGACATGTCCACCACAATGCGGTTGTGGCGCCAGGGGTTGGCGGCCACCCGTACTGACACTGAAGAGTGCGACTTTGCCTCGCCGACGTCTgccgcggcctcctcctccctcttcctTGCACGACGGACACACCACGCCATAGCCTCAGCAGATGGGCGACGGGGGACCTCCGAGTCGACGCGCCAACGAAGGGGCAGCACATCCGCTACGGCTTTGGGATGCTAGACGGACCGCACCGCCTCCATCGAGGCGGCAGTGACACGCCTCGCGTCGAATCAAAGTGCCATTTGAGGGGATGCTACGGATACCCACCAGATCGAGTCCGACAGCTATTGAGCGTTCTCCTAGCGGCCGCGGTGGAGCTCAATGCGGAATACCATCTTCTCTTTGGGCGTGACTAGGATGAGGTCCCAGTCCCTAGATCGGGTGACGGTGGACTCAGATCCGCTGCCTGTGATGCCGGAGATCACTAGATGGGTGTTTAGAGGCAGAGCGGAATGGACTGGCCAGGGTTTGGTCCACAGAGCAAATATATGTGGGTTTGTGGTGGGCCAGCATGAGCTGGATCTGACATGGTTGACACGCTCAGCACACTCGGGCATCCCGATATTCGCCTATGATTTGGAATAGATATGAGCGGTGTCAGTTAGCCCGGGCATTTAGGACCGGTATGAGACGTCCATTTGAGTCATTTTTTTACCGGTCAGTGACCGGGTCGCCCGCCCGGGCGTATAAGTGTGTTTGACGTGCCCGGCTATAGATTCTCTAATGCTACAAATTATCCGATGTCCGACTATAATATCCTGACCTAAAAACCTATCAAGACCTGGCATCCGAATTTTAATTCTCTGTACACATATATGCTTTTTGCAAAAACTATTTGGCAAACATTAGGATTTTAGTCTTATCACCGAACGACTAGCACGTCCTCTGATCATGATCCTACGGTCGGGACTAAGCGTGCGGTTGAGAAGCGGGGTTGAAGCATAGGGCGACATCATTATTCTTTTCCCGACGTGCGGAGTCCAACCACTTTGCTCATGATAGACCGGGACCACATAAAATCGGTCAACTCCTTAACGCTGCTCACTGGAAACCTCCGCCTACACAATAAATCTCATATCGGAAACTGTCGTGCAAATTTCATTAACTCTACGCTACATGATTCGATTTTGGGATCCACACCACCCCCTCTTCCACATTCCTCACCATTTCTCTCGTTCGCGCTTGGTCATCGATGCAGTGGTTTGCAGCAAGTCCGCGGACGAATTTTTCGGCGGCGGTAATTCTCGGCTAGGGTCGCCAAAAGCAAAAGGTGAGCACCGTCCACTACTCAAGCGCCTTTACTCATGGTTTCCCGATAGTGGAGACCCTAGTCTTTTCTATTATGTTGCTTCGATGAGCGAGGGGAGGAAGAGGGGAGTGAGCGGTGGGGTGGATCACGCGGCGGGGTGGATTTATTCCGGCCACGTCCTTGAATCCCATGTTATATTGCAAGTTCTATTTCATGATGCGTGTCATAGGAGCGGAGCGGGGCTTTACCAGGAGGGAACGGATCTAGTACTACGGATTTACTCGGGCCAAACAATCGTTATCCGCCCTGTTCAACCCTTGTATGTGATTCGTGTTAGAGGAGCGGATTGGCCGCAAACTATGAGATTTCTGGGGTGTATATTTTATTTCCCCCCAATACCCATCATGTCCATTTCTTGGGATGGATTTTTGAAAATATCCCATACCTCTCTTGCCCATTTTTTTAATGATTTTTGAATTGAATAGAGAAACTCTAATCGATTTGCGGGGGGTAGGTTCGAATCCCTGGAGGTGACCCCTTTGTGTATTGAGGTCATTTATGTTGCCACCATTTGAACTTCCTGCTAAAAATAACCATGTTGTTACAATTTCTACCAAAACTTCGAGGGCGGTTGCAGCAAAAATTACAGGACACTTATAATTTGTCCCAAAATTACCAAGGGAATTCCAGGACAGTTCGAATCCCTGGACATGACCCCTTTGTAGAACTACCCCATTTTGTACCGTAGTTACCATATGCCGCTGATTTTCCACCTTCTAGCAAAATTACCAATATTGTCAGAGTTTCACACCATTTTTGTTCGAGTCATAGTAACTTTTTCACAGTTCAACTCTCATACATGCATGCTACTTTTTTTCCACACACACCATATAATAATGAATGTGTTCCAGCATGTTTGGTTGGGGGTAATTAGAGCTTGGAATGGGAATTGAAGGGGTATGAGACTTTAAATCTATTGTTTGGTTAGGGGGATTGAGAATTCATAAGGGAATAGGTATGGGACTTGAGAGTCCAACTCCCACCATTTTATTAACAAGTGAGGGGTGGGTCTTGGAAGGACTTTTTTTAGCGATTCAATCTTAACCCTTCATCATGACTTGCATTCATTTACCTTGTCTAGTCCCTCGTCAACTCCCACTAACCAAACAAGGGAATATATATTATCCTCAAATTCTCCCAAATAGTTCTTATCATGCACCAGACAGAGTATTGGGAATAAAATGACTCCTCCCATGTGTAATCTCAATACTACTCCCTACTCTAAACTCCCattcctcttcccaaatattgccAACCTAGTCGGCAATGGTACAAGTTTTTTTCTATCTCCTTTTAAATAAAGGGGTTCTCCCATTTCTTAAATAGAAACCATTTAGAGTTTTTCACAAACAGAGCAACCAAAATAAACCTATTGATAGACTAGACTACTGCACCATCCACCACAACAGCCCGCAACAAGAGAATGGGACATATCCCATCTCTCACCCATTCATCGTCCAACTTACCAAGAACATATGCATCATCAGAAACTACATAAACCGACTCCATGTTACAAGAAGTTCTAAAAAAATTAAAGGAGGGGAAGACTGGGATATGAACAACATCTACAAGGGAGATACAAGATGTAGACCAAAATCAAGAACTGCTCAGCAAAGAAGTGCAGATCTTCAGGTAGCTTTGTAGGATGGCGGTGGTTGCAGGACCCCTAGTTAAACTTCATTTCTTGCATCAACCAGTTATAATCTAAAGAACTCTAGAACATCATCCTTTAGCAGCATTAAAGGCCTCACTTTTTACTCGCTCGAATAACCTTATTCCTCACATCAACTCCTTTTGCCTTTCCTGGTTTATTTGTAATATTGACCAAGAGATGATTAAAGCGCAACCTCTATGAAGAATCACAAAAGGATCCAGTACCCTCCTGCCTCCAAAGCAAATTTCACTTCCATAATTGCATATATACCAAAGTATAGCAGAAATCCATATAAAAAGCAACATTTATTTTCTTTACCATATTGAGCAAGCCATGAATTAAATAGAGTATTCATATTAGTAGGGGTATTTTTCATTCTATGTGGAGTTTTACGCGCATTCCATTTGTATAGTTATTCAAAGATTTTTATGTAGTTATAGACCGCAAGATGCAAGATATTAATGAAGTACACACTGCATTTTTGTGACCTTAGTAGCGCTCTAGGTCCTTGGTTCGACCCCTGGTGGAAGCAATGTATAAAAATTTCTGGTATTAAGGGTTGGCATGCGTTTTCCTCTCAGCTTgtcttctttctcttttcttccTCCAACGCTGACATGGGCGTTTGGTAGGGTGCACCTCACCCTTTCGCCCTCCCCAAACCGTTCTCTGGTACCCTGCCATCTAGGCTCTCCCTCTAACCCGTTGACTTCTCTATATCCCATTAGCATCCGATCCCACACCGTGTGCGAACCAGTCAAGCTGAGAATCACCTCCACCACTAACGTTGTATCCACCCAGGCTCCAACTCGGTCTTATCAGCAACACAACACCTTGCTGCCACTCACTATAGTTTCCCCTTCTCCGCCTTGGATCtatctcttcttcttctctccttAAATTGAATGACCCAAATTTTGTTACCAAGTAACTTACATATAGTAACATATTTTTTCATATAGTTAATTTATTAACTATACTTAAAGTACACAACAAACCTAATCGTTAACATACCATTGTAGCAACATCGTGGACATCACGGAATAGCATGAATTTTATTACTCCAACAAGATGTTGTATGCAAAATTTGTGCTCACATATAACATCATCAAACACCAGCTATCAGTGAGTTTAGTTCTCCATGATGCACTTTGCTAGGTTTCGAATATGCCATAATTTCAGGAAATGAAATCCTTATATATACTCAATTTTTCATGATTTGGTGCACGTTATAGGTTGTGGATACATTTCTGTTGGTTGGTCCACCTCTTACTAGGATGATACATCGATGTTAGCATATATTAGTTTTTATTTTTTAGGTGCATGTACTTAGAATGTACCAAAACATTATGCATATTATTTACAATTTCCTTGTCCCCTATGCAGTTTATTATTGAGTTAGTTGTAGCAATGTCTCGCTGGTAGTCTGCACCTGCTGATATTATTTGTGATATTGGGGACAGTCTTTTGGATAGTAATTGCCATGACAGTTATGTCGCTATGAGATATGTATGTTCTCTTTGGAAGTCAGCCATCTCATCTTATGAAAGGCTTTTTCTTCGAGCACATCGATGGATTGTTCTTGAGGAGATCAATGAATTCGGTGATTGCACTGTACATCGGGTATTTGTTAATCTTTCAACTGGGCGGATGGTCAAGCGTCGCATTCCTCTTTTGAATGACCATGTTTATGTTGGATCTTCGGATGGACTACTGATTCTCGTAGAAAAAAATGAACCTTACTTCGTCAAACTATGGGAGCCATTCACGGGATATCTTGTGCAATTTACAGCCGGGATCATCCATCAGCAGCCTTCTCATTTTGCCGTCGAGACTCGCGGTGTCCCTAGACTGTTTCATGCCCCTGGAGGTTTACGCAACCCTCGAGTCATGTGTTATGATGTTAATAATGGCAATTTGGAGGTTCGATTTGGTGATATGCCAGTTGAGCGTGTAGCAAGTATGACTGCATATAAGAGTGATGTGTTTGTACT
The sequence above is a segment of the Aegilops tauschii subsp. strangulata cultivar AL8/78 chromosome 6, Aet v6.0, whole genome shotgun sequence genome. Coding sequences within it:
- the LOC109778898 gene encoding uncharacterized protein, coding for MVPRLERGGGGFQLPNAEQENSLFLRALISVVSADTDTVVPTLHLEPSTPPFAATPAVGMRAAAAGCARCGVGVDGCLGCDFAAEAMAGSSSEGEGYSAASFVKDGGVGKITRRRRGRKFRGVRRRPWGTWAAELRDSHRAVHKWLGTFDTAVEAARAYDAAALEFHGHHARLNFPTTDAPSWASTSTSGSSTTLPHQQHLPESIHENCRSKASSSAYMP